AGAGTCTCTGTTATAGTTTTGTTTGTGGGTGAAATATAATATTGCAGTTAAACACTCACACTCAGCACATGGTTATAAAACTACCACAAAACATTCTTATAGTTAATGGCTAATAGATCATCACATTACAGCCATGGTTTTTCATGGAGGCTGAAATCATCAGCAGATAAACATGTTTCATCAAATTATTACAGCCAAAtggagttcttttaaaaaaaaaaacaagtcatttatttttgcattattgCCAAGTAACAGTACATTTTTGTGTGCTAGACAAAACATTAGTCTGCTATTACAATAAATCAGCATAGtatcttaaaagaaattttaacataTAATCAAATCATATTACCCCCCCCAATTACTTTTCACACCAAGTATTAGGAAAACTGCTTTAGACGTTTGCTAAAAAAGGGCTAACTTTTAAAGGAGAGGAAACTACTACAACAGTAACAAGTCCCAGGCCATGGCAATATAAGTTGTGAATCTTCTGGACCTGTGAGTCTAAAAGGACTTTACTCAGTGaggctgtgttagtttctcagtcgtgtccgactctttgcgatcccatggactatagtccaccaggctcctctgtccatgggatttcctaggcatgaatactggagtaggttgccaggttgaagatctccaggggatcttcccaacccagtgatcaaacctggttctgctggattgcaggcggattctttaccatctgagccactagttGGAGACCTATGGACATTCTCGTCCAGATGAACAGGGCTTTTGGCAGGTGACAGTCTCTGTGTTTTAGTTAGAGAGAGAACCCCAGCAGATTCAGAAACCTAAAACATCACTGACTGATGTGCTTAGGAGCCAGACTGGGTCTCTTCCACTTAATGAAAAGCATAACTTCTGACTGAGTCATTTGGGTTGGAAGGGACTTCTGATGAGTCATCTTAACTCTAACACCCTGACCCATGGACCACAGAACTTTTCTTCTCAAACCCAGACTCCTTCCTCTTAGGAGCCTAGCATCAGCATGAGCATGCTGCCTCTTCCTATGCTGAAAAAAGGAATTCCCGTCACTTCAGCTACTCCCTGTGTTCCTTGAGAGCTCCTTAGAAATTTAATCTTCTTCCCCAAAAACTCCCTAGAGAgtgatttttaaagacagaaaagctATATTTTGACTGAATTTAGAGGTTAAGCATTTCCttcacattttttcatttttaaaaataataatcaaaggaAACTGTGAACGCAGGCAtgtttttccatgttggggaTGTAATAAATACCATGTGGACCACTGTGCTATATAATGTGTACAGATATTCAAAGTAACAGACTATTATTGACGCCATATTTACAACTTAAGGACTTCAGAATTATCTAAAGTGAAAGCCTCCTTCTTGGAAGGAATTGCCCACCACCTGTGTACATCTAGTTTGTACATGCTAGTCATTTACTTTTGGCTCAGTTaatgtcttatttggaaaataaatagaaCACTCCAAGGACCTGATTCCTTGTTGACAGTATAGATACTATGCTATTCCTGATCCTCTAATGCAGTTGCTCAACCAGAAAGTTATTCTTCACCATATTTTGAATGTAGAAGTCTTTGAACTAGTAAGTAAATTATGCTACAGCATTTCAGATTTGGCATTTaagaaaatctgtattttctACTATATTAATAATTACCCACCAGAGGCAGAATGAAGCTTTGTACCTCAGCAAGAGATGTACTATTTTAAACTAGACAAAGTTGTACCATATTGTAGGCTTTTTGTAAAACAGAAGGATAGAATGCTCACTCCATTTCCCATGAGAACCATCCTGGGAAAGTGAAGTGCCCGAGCTAGGAAGGCACTGTGACTCACACGACAGGCTAGCCAGGATGACAGGCATATGTGCCAGTCAGAGGAGGCATGAGCAATGGAGAATTGATTAGAACAGACCAACTATTAAAAGTCTGGCTTCAAGGTAAGCTAGAATGGGCTGTGTTATACATTTGGAGAGCAATACAGAAGAGTGGCTATCTGCCAGGAATTGAGAATGTAATAAAAGCTCcaaatagtaaaaatgatcacGTGTAAGAACTTCTTTTTAACTTGACATTTTGCTAAGAGATACTTATGAAAGTGTAATACTTATGAAACATGTAAGTGTATTGGTCCTGTTCTTTAAAACCATTATTAGACTATATAAATCTATTGTAGCAAAGCCTCCATGTAGGTCACTAAAAGTTTCCAGGATACTAACTATTGCCACAAAGTAAGTGAATTTTAATCTGGTCACATGTGGCACCTTCCAAAAGGAAGAGAGACTCCTTCATGCCTCATTTAAACCAGGCTCCTGTTAAATTCCTTTCCATTAAGTCATGTCTTTTTTGCACAAGCTACATGGCTTAAAGTCAGTGCACACAACTAAAATGCTGAAAGAGCTGGTATTCTGGCTATAACGTCTGAGAAATAATGACAGTTTCCGtggtttcctcttcttggactgACAATATAACTagacagtctgttgttccctcaGTGATAATCCAGACTCTAGAAATCCTGGTTCTTTATTTTGGTGATGAAAATGTACTTGGGACAACAAGCTCAGTCTTCTAGGAAATGGATAAATTGCTATTTGCCCATTGCCATGGTTCCTAACACAGACTCTTTATTCTATGCCCTTCCCTTCTAGTTTCCTCAATATACACGTCAGTAAGAGAAAGGGTTGGGGAAGTTGGAAAACAATCTTGGTTTTAGAATCAGAAGACATCATCTTTGGAGTGCCCTGGTTCTGCCTGTTatcatgtgaagtgaagtgaagtcgctcagtcgtgtctgattctttgcaaccccatggacaccaggctccgtccatggaattttctaggcaagagtactggagtgggttgccatttcccttctccagggaatcttcctgacccagggatcgaacccaggtctcccgcattgtagacagatgctttaccatctgagctaccagggaagtagcAAGTGTGAAGCCTTTAATCTCTGAACTtcactttccccatctgtaaaatgaaaagtttagtTTATTCTCATATTTCTCTGAAGAGTTAAATAAGTTGTATCAGTGAAAGTAATAAGAGACCAGATAAATCTATCATTGTGTTGGGGAGGGAAAATACACAGGATCCAGCCCTGTGAAATGCCTTcagaaacttttgaaaatgagCCACTTTGGAGGGTTATTTCAATGGTAGAAATTCAAGTTATGTGAAGTGTGGTTGTAGCAGATATAATATGACTGCTTCATGTATGTAATCCTTAAATTTGGTTAATACATacagaataataaaagaatacatGAATGGACGTTTAAGCAAGAGTCAGGGTGTGATCTAAAAAGACTGatagaaaattattcttttcaCTCTATTTTCATTAGAGTGTTGTTTAATAGAAAAACCACTTCATATTTTTGCCCAGAGATATTTCTAGGAcaaagaacaaatagaaaatggaATTTCTTAATTAAGCCCTAAGGATAATACATTtgaaattctaaattaaaaagaaaaatgatgcacAGAGGAAATAGAATGATCTCACTTAAACACACAAAGACAGCCATTTTAAAGAGACCACCCACTACTTTACAGAAAAATATGCATGCTCTGACAGTTGGCCTTCATATATAGGTTCTTGGTAGCCTATAGTCTACTATCAATCATGTCCAAATTCAGTGTGTTAGTCAGGTGGTTTCCTAGACAGACTTCACAGCTCACTTCATCCTTCAGACTTTGTTTGCTTTTACTAGTAGagcttgctgttctttgaaattcaatattattattattttcttaagtgGGGATCAGTGTATGTGCATGTACGCCTGCTCGTGCACATGTATGCATACTCGCTCATGCACATGTATGCCTGGAGTGAGTACTTCGGGGAAATCAGCCACCTTTTTGTTTCCCAGACTAGGATGCTTTatttccccagttcagttcagtcgctcagtcgtgtccgactctttgcgaccccatgaatcgagcacgccaggcctccctgtccatcaccaactcccggagttcactcagactcacgtccatcgagtcagtgatgccatccagccatctcatcctctgtcgtccccttctcctcctgcccccaatccctcccagcatcagagtcttttccaatgagtcaactctttgcatgaggccaaagtactggagtttcagctttagcatcattccttccaaagaaatcccagggctcatctccttcagaatggacgagttggatctccttgcagtccaagggactctcaagagtcttctccaacaccacatttcaaaagcatcaattctttggcgctcagctttcttcacagttcaactctcatatccatacctgaccactggaaaaaccatagcatagCAACACAACTCCAAAAACCATGAAAATAAGCTCAGTGGTTTCTGTCCATATTTTTGAAACAATGatgcttaatattttaaattgagaaGAGAGTATAGACATTGTAGAatctgatctttttaaaaagatggggcCTCAGGGGCCCAAGAATGTTCATGTTCTCAGCAAGGTCACTGACCTGGGGAGCAGCACAGCTGGGACTTAAGCTGAAGCCTCCTAAAGGCGGGCTCTTCCCTTCCCATCTCTCCCTTCCCTGCGCAGCCAGCTTGGCTTGTGGGACCAACTAGACCATTCAAAGGCTTTCCCCAGGTCTTTGTGGTCTTGGTCAGATTTTAAACTGTCActgtcttcttcctctcctgctcTTTTCTCTCTACAGCAAAAGGGCTGTGTCTGAGCACCAGCTCCTCCATGACAAGGGGAAGTCCATCCAAGACTTACGGCGTCGGTTCTTCCTCCACCATCTGATCGCGGAAATCCACACAGCCGAAATCAGAGCTACCTCGGAGGTGTCCCCTAACTCCAAGCCTGCTCCCAACACCAAGAACCACCCCGTCCGATTTGGGTCTGATGATGAGGGCAAATACCTGACTCAGGAAACTAACAAGGTGGAGACATACAAAGAGCAGCCACTGAAGACGCccggcaagaaaaagaaaagcaagcctGGAAAACGCAAGgagcaggaaaagaagaaacGGCGAACTCGGTCGGCCTGGCTGACCTCGTACGTGGCTGGGACTGGGCTGGAAGAGGACTACCTATCTGACATCTCCGCAACATCGCTGGAGCTCAACTCACGGTAACCAGCTTCCCGGCCCCTAGCCCCTCCTCGGTGTCCCAAGTACAGTGTGGAGACTCCATTCTACCCTGGCTTGCACAGACCTAGAATCTCCTATCTGTGCCTCGGTCCATCACGCCACGCTTTAAAAAGCTTACAAAACCAAGATGGCTCAGAATATTGCCTGCCTTAAGGCAATGTCCTCCAAGCCCCTCAACACACAAGGGGTTTAATCACTCGCTTCTTTCTCCACCAGCAAACCCCAAAACCAATCCTTTAATACTCTACTAAcaacttttatctttttcctcaAGCTTTAGAAGCTTGTGCACTTTAACCATTTGTTAGAGAACTGTATTTATTTACCCCACTCTTATACCAAGTCgaactttataattatttttctttttttcttttttttttcccttcaaggggggggaaaaaaagaaggcttTGATATGATCTACAAACACTACAGAAAAATATCCTACCAtgaacaaataaacttatttaattaaaaattaaatttattttcatgtgattaaatttaaatttttacacaCAGACTTTGAATTTACTTAATTGAATTTAACTCTGTTTTCTACCAGTTCATGAAACAAAAATCATGATTTCTGAAAATTTCTAAGTAAAGATTGGGAAGGATGTAAGTTTTTCTCAGGTACCTATTTGTCCACTGACAAGTTGAGATACTTTCTATAGGGTTTTGTAGTAGGAATAATAAAACCACATCTATGTGGCTTGTTTATCCTTAGCTCGCAGCTGTTCACATTCACAAACTTTGGAGTCAGAAACCCTTAGGTTCAAGTCTTGGGTCTGAATTTATTGACATTCACAACCTTAGTCTTTGaagacagatttcctcttctgtaaaatgaagatggtaCTTGTGCCAACCTCAGTGGGTcaggtgaagattaaatgagattacaTGGGTTAAAGGCCTGTCATAGAGTAAATACCCAGTAAATTGCAGCTCATTATTGTTTACGTGCTTTGAGATTTCATTCTGGCTctatcatccattcatccatctctcTATCTAAGTATGCATGTTTCTGTGAGGCAAAAAGGGGGTAAGTATTCATCTCAGTTTAGAATACGATTTGAAAACCAAATCTTCCACAGGTAAAGCAACTGAGCAGACCTGGCAACGGGGAGTGGTGGTGCTCAGAACTGGCTTCACTTCCTGTCTTGACACTTAGGCCAGCACTGTGCTGGTGCTGCTCTTTACCTCTGCATTTCCGTTGATGGGATCTTTTCGTTTTTTACTTTCCAGTACAGCCCTCTGTAGGGTTTAAAAGAAAGGGGGAAACAACACAAGGATGCATTCTATGCAGCTAACGATCTTGCTATTTAAGGAGTCCCCTGTCACTTCTCCAGTCCTTTCCTCTGACTGGTAAAGACTGGATAACAGCCTGATGTTTCAAAGGGGATATTTGAGTTTAAATTGACAAAACCCATCATTCAAAAGCATATAAAATGATAATGACATCGGCTAAGTAGTGCAGCTTTAGTAATCAATGGACAGTGGCACTAGAAGAGTCTTTAGCCCAGTGAGTGATCTATTCTGCAAATACCTAATGGATATATAAGGGATAACAAACTATAAATCTTGGCTTAATGCACACATTCAATGTATTTTTAGATATGATCGTAATTGTACATATTTATAACTAATTCAAGGGCTTTATTGCCAAAATCtacttttatccattttgtatatatacataaacagaagtagaaatatgttttaattaattctattcatttaaaatttgcaATGCGCTTAAGTATCTGGAGAATTGAAAGTCAGCCCTTGTCAGTTCATATCCCCAAACTGTCTCTAAGTTAAAGTAGATTTACTAAAAACTAGGCAGTGCCCAATCAAATCCACACCTATGACTGAAAGAAATAGAATGCTTCTGCCTCTCCTTTCTGTTCCCTGGTTCTGAGAGATGTTCGTGGAAGGCACTTTATGTTTGGCAGCCAATGTTGGCATTCTCTCACTGCAGTCCAACAGAGGCGTAGGCAAGAGTGGGGAAATTCAGGAGTGTACTGATGAGAACATGTGGGACCATGCAAATGTTGTCATCCAGATAGAATCTTTTCAGaataaccattttaaagttttataagtAACTCACCTTTTATTAACATCCTCTCTTCAGTCTCCTTGCATTAATGCGATGAGCTCAGAGATCTAATGATATGGCAACCATGAACTTTATTACAATAGGTAATAGTGGTGGTATTTCTTAAGAGAAACTATTGAGCCTACACTGTATGGATCCTCTTACATGAACCATTCAGTGGAAAATATACAGgtttaaattttggagattatattttagaatttttgacGTTGCACGTGAGATGTCCAGATAGAGTGGGACTCATATAATTTACCTTGGTAAACactgatgtaaaaaaaaatgaaagcttttaagcACTCAGAAGAGCTCTCAAGTGTTGTCATACTCATATGAGTAATACGCTTATACATATACTTTTAGGTCATGGTATATATTTTACCTGACTATCCCACTACATGCCTTTGTCAAAGGGAAATCAGAGAAGGAAGGATAACAAACAAACTGGCCGGGCAGGgtgaaatataattaaaagatcttttcctTGGTCCTTTaatgtatttcctttttctttccttctgaggaaTAAATTGTTCAAGAGGCTATTCATTCCCTCCTTGCTTGTGTTACTCTTAAATACAATTCACTAGATGCCATTTAGTACCAAAACATTTTATAATCAGTACAATACCCAAATGATTGAGTTTGACAGTTGCCTTTCAGACTTTATTCATAACATCCATCCATATCTGCCCaccatttaaaaactttaatagtaaactatttttttcctctgttactAGGAGCTGTTTTCTCATTCCAAACAAAATTCTTGAAGAGGTTGATTCCTTAAGACGTTAAAACACTCTAAATGCTAAACTTGCTTTTCATTCTTCAAGCTGCACATACAATTCCTAAATTGTCAAGAGTTTGCTTTTGGGTAGGTCACACAGTCATGCAGGTCTGACATGTAAAATTCTGGCTGTTAATGCAGTGATGCAGCCAACTGCTTCCATTCCGTAGCTTTTGTTCCTAGTTGTTCCATAGTTGGTTCCTTTGACACCAGTAGGTATTCCCTAAAATAGAccacacacagagaagaaaaaagcagagagagaagcagagaaaaatccgccagcaatgtaggagacccgggttcaatccctgggtcaggaagatcccctggagaaggagatggcttctccactccagtgttcttgcctggagaattccatggacagaggcgcctggcaagctacagtccatggggtcacaaagaagtgcACACAAccgaacaactaagcacacacatctgAAAATACTGTCATTATAGTGCTTAGAAGGGTTAGAAAACATGTCAGTCCCAAGTGGAAACTTATTCTGGGTAGTAAAACAAACACAGTGATGTGAAATATTGCTATTTTGTACTTTTGAATTAATAGATTCCTATTCTCTAATTTAAAATAGGCTTTCCCAATTTCGAACGTAAGATCCAGTCAAAAAACTAGCAGCAATTCTATCTTAGTTTTggcttcaaaaacaaaaatccaaaaataattttattcattagtATTTAAGAACAGCTAAAGAAGGACAGATATCCTCATCCTCAAATCATCAGCCAAACATACTTTAATTACTCATCCTTCTAACATTTACCCCAAATCACACACTCAACCCTCACAACAGCCCATTAATCTGAGTAAGAGATTGGCCAAATGAGAACCTGAAAAGAATAAGCAACCTTTGCATCACCTCTGTCGGGCATCCGTGGGGAATAAACTTCTAAGCAAGGTGTATTTAATGATGGATAACACAACCTGGCCTTATTCTGAATTCTCAGATGTGTCCCTCCTCTTCCCAAACTTGCCAGTTAGCAgctttggaaaattctcaaagggTCTCCTTTTCCTGACAGTATAATTAGAAATGCAGAcccattttcctttctgtattaCATTGATCATTAGATCAGATTAAAGAGCCTGCCTCTAGCAGAGGGTTCTGGAGAGTTGGGTAGATCCCACAGGCACCTTTTGGAAAGATATTTACAAGAAGTCCCCTAAATCAGTTTTCATTGTGTTTCTATGTTCATTAATTTACATCTTTGTTTTATGTCTCTTCATTTATAAGGAAAATTAAcctgttttctcctcttctttttttgcttctttctctttgcagGAGGCATTGAATTTTTCAGCAGAGACCTTCAGAAGACGTATTGCAGGATTCTGTAATAATGAACATGTGGAAagtattagaaatatttattgtctgTAAATATTGTAAATGCATTGGAATAAAACTGTCTCCCCCATTGCTCTATGAAACTGCACAttggttattgtgaatatttttttttttttttgccaaggcTAATCCAATTATTATTATCACatttaccataatttattttgtcaactgatgtatttattttgtaaatgtat
Above is a genomic segment from Bos indicus isolate NIAB-ARS_2022 breed Sahiwal x Tharparkar chromosome 5, NIAB-ARS_B.indTharparkar_mat_pri_1.0, whole genome shotgun sequence containing:
- the PTHLH gene encoding parathyroid hormone-related protein, producing MLWRLVQQWSVAVFLLSYSVPSCGRSVEELGRRLKRAVSEHQLLHDKGKSIQDLRRRFFLHHLIAEIHTAEIRATSEVSPNSKPAPNTKNHPVRFGSDDEGKYLTQETNKVETYKEQPLKTPGKKKKSKPGKRKEQEKKKRRTRSAWLTSYVAGTGLEEDYLSDISATSLELNSRRH